A single region of the Ictalurus punctatus breed USDA103 chromosome 17, Coco_2.0, whole genome shotgun sequence genome encodes:
- the LOC108278276 gene encoding gap junction delta-2 protein, translating into MGDWSILGRFLVEVQNHSTVIGKIWLTVLLIFRILLVTQIGDAVYSDEQSKFICNTLQPGCNNVCYDTFAPVSHLRFWVFQIVLVSTPSIFYIIYALHKITTDEKARTERPQLHHPHVEYVRQSGGEGDVYLGGKPSNGLQDEESPSEEECMEKSLLQDDDREVGKDPTEYSGPILLIYIVHVVLRSILEIMFLVGQYYMFGFKVPFLFRCKAYPCPTRTDCFVSRATEKTIFLNFMFSTSLGCFLLNIAELHYLGWVYIFRILYTACLRCCESKRKLHVSHSPLQLRLSHSMRGRLILQSSSSATLSQEKTATALLSHGPSISFETDSTLECTSRTNPEEKKCTGIKSANIAKLSSKKSWL; encoded by the coding sequence ATGGGAGACTGGTCAATTCTGGGACGCTTCCTAGTGGAGGTTCAGAACCACTCCACAGTGATCGGGAAGATCTGGCTGACCGTGTTGCTGATCTTCCGAATCCTGCTGGTGACTCAGATAGGAGATGCAGTGTACAGTGACGAGCAGTCCAAGTTCATCTGCAACACACTCCAGCCGGGCTGCAACAACGTCTGCTACGACACGTTTGCGCCAGTCTCACATCTGCGCTTCTGGGTCTTCCAGATTGTCCTGGTCTCTacaccatccatcttctatatcatCTATGCTCTCcacaaaattaccacagatgaGAAGGCTCGGACAGAGCGACCCCAGCTCCACCACCCACATGTTGAGTATGTCAGGCAGTCGGGTGGAGAAGGTGACGTTTATTTGGGAGGTAAGCCATCAAATGGGTTACAAGATGAGGAAAGTCCCAGTGAGGAGGAGTGTATGGAGAAGAGCCTCCTGCAGGATGATGACAGAGAGGTTGGCAAGGACCCTACGGAATATTCGGGCCCGATTTTATTGATATACATTGTCCATGTGGTTCTTCGATCCATTCTAGAGATCATGTTCCTGGTGGGTCAATACTATATGTTTGGATTTAAGGTGCCATTTCTGTTTCGCTGCAAGGCCTACCCATGCCCAACTCGAACTGACTGCTTTGTGTCACGTGCTACTGAGAAGACCATATTCCTAAACTTCATGTTCAGCACTAGTCTCGGCTGCTTTCTTCTCAACATCGCTGAGCTTCACTATCTAGGCTGGGTCTATATCTTCCGCATATTATATACAGCATGTTTACGGTGTTGTGAATCTAAAAGGAAACTGCATGTTTCCCACAGTCCTTTGCAGCTTAGGCTCAGTCATTCAATGCGAGGCAGGCTGATTCTGCAGTCCTCCTCTTCAGCCACTCTGTCCCAGGAGAAGACAGCCACTGCCTTGCTCTCACATGGACCATCCATTTCTTTTGAGACAGACTCAACACTAGAGTGCACCTCGAGGACAAacccagaagaaaaaaagtgcaCAGGAATAAAATCAGCCAACATAGCTAAGTTGAGCAGCAAGAAGTCTTGGTTATGA